In one Zobellia galactanivorans genomic region, the following are encoded:
- a CDS encoding tRNA-binding protein: MAETINWQDFAKIDMRVGTIVEVNDFPEARNPAYQVHIDFGEEIGIKKTSAQITTLYTKEKLLGTQVVAVVNFPKKQIANFMSECLILGAVNGKDVVLLQPEATVANGLKIS, from the coding sequence ATGGCCGAAACGATAAACTGGCAAGACTTTGCAAAGATAGATATGCGGGTGGGAACGATTGTAGAAGTTAATGATTTTCCTGAAGCGCGTAATCCGGCCTATCAGGTGCATATTGATTTTGGTGAGGAAATAGGTATTAAAAAAACCTCGGCGCAGATTACTACCCTATATACAAAAGAAAAGCTTTTGGGTACCCAAGTGGTTGCCGTAGTTAACTTTCCGAAGAAACAAATTGCCAATTTTATGAGTGAATGTCTTATCTTGGGTGCCGTCAACGGTAAAGACGTTGTTCTCTTACAGCCGGAAGCAACTGTAGCCAACGGACTCAAAATATCATAA
- a CDS encoding bile acid:sodium symporter family protein gives MTETLLDNVSLNFDAQAQWVLNVSLSLVMFGIALEISVQDFKVLFQTPKAIFTGLLSQFVLLPLVTFLLILCIEPVASIALGMIMVAACPGGNVSNFISHIAGGNTALSVSLTAAATLLAVVMTPLNLQFWGGLYGPTQNILKEVALSPWQMVGLVSLLLGLPLVLGIWLNHIKPVLAKKMGKVLKTVSLIFFILLVFLALYNNRAVFYDYIMYVFWIVALHNVLAFLTGFSFAKLMGLSEKNVRSITIETGIQNSGLGLLLIFSFFDGLGGMALLAAFWGIWHLVSGLLLAAFWGYKPIKTEKLT, from the coding sequence TTGACCGAAACCCTTTTAGATAACGTATCGCTTAATTTTGACGCCCAGGCACAATGGGTATTGAATGTTTCGCTCTCCCTGGTTATGTTCGGCATTGCCCTAGAAATATCCGTACAAGATTTTAAGGTGCTTTTTCAAACTCCCAAAGCTATTTTTACGGGCCTCCTTAGCCAATTTGTGCTATTGCCCTTGGTTACTTTTCTTTTGATCCTATGTATTGAACCTGTGGCAAGTATAGCCTTGGGTATGATTATGGTCGCCGCCTGTCCCGGGGGTAATGTTTCTAATTTTATATCACATATAGCGGGCGGTAATACGGCTCTTTCGGTTAGTCTTACGGCCGCTGCTACCTTGTTGGCCGTGGTAATGACCCCTTTAAACCTGCAATTTTGGGGCGGACTCTATGGGCCTACCCAAAATATTCTTAAAGAAGTGGCCCTGTCGCCATGGCAAATGGTTGGGTTGGTCTCGCTTTTATTGGGCCTGCCCTTGGTCTTGGGTATTTGGTTGAACCATATAAAACCTGTTTTAGCAAAAAAAATGGGGAAAGTTCTTAAAACGGTATCGCTGATATTTTTTATACTATTGGTATTTTTGGCCTTGTATAATAACCGAGCGGTATTTTACGACTATATAATGTACGTTTTTTGGATCGTGGCATTGCATAATGTATTGGCATTTTTAACGGGTTTTTCGTTTGCCAAGCTTATGGGCCTATCGGAAAAAAATGTGCGTTCTATTACTATTGAAACGGGTATTCAGAATTCGGGATTGGGACTTCTTTTGATTTTCTCCTTTTTTGATGGTCTTGGCGGAATGGCGCTCTTGGCTGCCTTTTGGGGAATTTGGCATTTGGTGTCCGGTCTTTTGCTGGCCGCTTTTTGGGGTTATAAACCAATTAAAACAGAAAAACTGACTTGA
- a CDS encoding lysophospholipid acyltransferase family protein, whose amino-acid sequence MKNIGYRLLKVWIKSGLYLYYGKIRVSGLENVPKDKAVLFLPNHQGALLDVLLIAVDCNRKPFFLTRSDVFTKPTLKKFFAYLRMIPIYRIRDGREALKNNQAVFDQCAEIFKDNHAIVMFPEANHNIKRRVRPLSKGFTRILFNAVERLPETELYIVPVGLNYRGNSSFPDKVALYYDKNILVNTLYDPKDVQASVNRVKGKVSDRLKQLTTHIEDFDNYENIAGQLNRMDVDFLDPFETNKVIEGLDPSVKVSDQVRKKGPLRVVADAIFEVLNFPVILLWRKWAKPKVWEPEFMGTLRFGFSLLAYPVYYALLFTCIALFCNSLVALAVILALFVYNWAYVRRN is encoded by the coding sequence TTGAAAAATATTGGCTATCGATTACTAAAGGTCTGGATCAAGTCCGGATTGTATTTGTACTATGGAAAAATAAGGGTTTCTGGACTCGAGAACGTGCCCAAGGACAAAGCGGTGTTGTTTTTGCCCAATCACCAAGGTGCCTTGCTGGATGTATTGCTGATTGCTGTTGACTGTAATCGTAAGCCTTTCTTCTTGACACGATCCGATGTCTTTACCAAGCCGACCTTGAAAAAATTCTTTGCGTATTTAAGAATGATTCCTATCTACCGTATACGGGATGGGAGGGAAGCCCTTAAAAATAACCAGGCCGTCTTTGACCAATGTGCGGAAATATTTAAAGACAATCATGCCATTGTTATGTTTCCCGAGGCCAACCATAACATTAAACGCCGCGTAAGGCCCTTGAGCAAGGGCTTTACGCGAATTTTGTTCAATGCCGTCGAAAGATTGCCCGAAACGGAACTCTATATTGTGCCCGTGGGGCTAAACTATAGGGGCAATTCTAGTTTTCCCGATAAGGTAGCCCTTTACTACGATAAGAATATCTTGGTCAATACCTTGTATGACCCTAAGGATGTGCAAGCTTCAGTGAATAGGGTGAAGGGAAAAGTTTCCGATAGGTTGAAACAACTGACGACACATATAGAGGACTTCGATAATTATGAAAACATAGCGGGGCAGTTGAACCGCATGGACGTCGATTTTTTAGATCCTTTTGAAACGAACAAGGTGATAGAAGGATTGGATCCATCTGTAAAGGTATCGGATCAAGTAAGGAAAAAAGGACCGTTACGGGTCGTGGCCGATGCTATTTTTGAAGTACTGAACTTTCCGGTTATCTTACTCTGGCGTAAATGGGCCAAGCCAAAGGTTTGGGAACCTGAGTTTATGGGAACGCTCCGATTTGGATTTTCCTTATTGGCCTATCCTGTATACTATGCACTCTTGTTTACGTGTATCGCCCTGTTTTGTAATAGTCTGGTGGCCTTGGCCGTAATTTTGGCCTTGTTCGTATATAACTGGGCCTATGTTAGAAGGAATTGA
- a CDS encoding PUR family DNA/RNA-binding protein produces the protein MNEKDSMDQEEIHSKVLRAGRRTYFFDVRSTKAGDYYLTITESKKFTHDDGSFHYKKHKIYLYKEDFQAFKDNVEEMMNFIIEEKGSEVISERHQKDFKKEEEIVTNGEMKPSSTESFTDVSFDDI, from the coding sequence ATGAACGAAAAAGATTCAATGGACCAGGAGGAAATTCATTCCAAAGTATTACGGGCAGGTAGACGCACATATTTTTTTGATGTAAGAAGTACCAAGGCAGGAGATTATTACTTAACGATTACAGAGAGTAAAAAATTTACTCACGACGATGGCTCTTTCCACTACAAGAAACACAAAATATACTTATACAAGGAAGATTTTCAAGCCTTTAAGGACAATGTAGAGGAAATGATGAATTTCATTATCGAGGAAAAGGGCTCAGAAGTAATCTCCGAACGTCACCAAAAAGATTTCAAAAAAGAAGAAGAAATTGTCACCAACGGAGAAATGAAGCCTTCGAGCACCGAAAGTTTTACGGATGTAAGCTTTGACGATATTTAA
- a CDS encoding ABC transporter ATP-binding protein, which translates to MKELAHLNKYFKKYWSKLLVGLFITIIARVLQLVMPRYVKESITVIEDFMNDKISEPTAKDFLLEYILIIVGAALLSGFFTFLMRQTIINVSRYIEYDLKNEIFDHYQFLSLNFYKKNRTGDLMNRISEDVNQVRMYTGPALMYGINTLTLFACIIPIMFMTAPKLAAYTLIPLPILSVLIYYISKVIHERSTVVQQYLSTLSTFTQEVFSGVSVIKAYALEPNINNDLSSLALEGKNKSMDLAKVNAWFFPLMVLLIGISNIFVIYIGGKQYINGEIASSGVIAEFILYVNMLTWPVAIIGWLTSIVQRAEASQKRINEFLKESPDIKNTVLEETPVKGKIEFRNVSFTYEDTEITALKNISFTINEGETVAILGKTGSGKSTILDLVARLYDVTSGEILIDDTPIEQLNINSLRQAIGAVPQDAFLFSDSIKNNIKFGKEDATDEEVINAAKAAVVHENIVGFTKGYDTVLGERGITLSGGQKQRVSIARALLKKPEIYLFDDCLSAVDTETEEEILNNLKKASKNRTTLIVSHRVSSAKNADKVLVLSNGELLQEGNHSDLNSVDGYYKDLYFTQLSEKEN; encoded by the coding sequence ATGAAGGAACTTGCACACCTAAATAAATACTTTAAAAAATACTGGTCGAAATTATTGGTCGGATTGTTCATTACCATCATTGCCCGGGTGCTTCAACTGGTCATGCCCCGATACGTCAAAGAATCGATTACGGTCATCGAGGATTTCATGAACGATAAGATCTCGGAACCGACCGCCAAGGATTTCCTTCTTGAATATATACTGATCATTGTGGGTGCCGCCCTCTTATCGGGCTTCTTTACCTTTTTAATGCGGCAGACGATAATTAACGTTTCGCGCTATATCGAGTACGACCTTAAAAACGAAATTTTCGACCACTATCAATTTCTAAGTCTAAATTTCTACAAGAAGAACCGCACCGGCGACCTGATGAACCGTATCAGCGAAGATGTAAACCAAGTGCGAATGTATACCGGACCGGCACTGATGTACGGCATAAACACCCTGACGCTCTTTGCCTGTATCATCCCGATCATGTTCATGACGGCCCCGAAACTCGCCGCCTATACCTTAATACCCTTGCCGATATTGTCGGTACTTATCTATTACATCAGCAAGGTAATCCATGAACGCAGTACGGTTGTTCAGCAATACCTCTCTACCCTTTCAACCTTTACCCAAGAAGTATTTTCGGGGGTTTCGGTCATCAAGGCATATGCCTTGGAACCGAACATCAATAACGACCTCAGCTCCCTTGCCCTTGAAGGAAAAAACAAGAGTATGGATTTGGCAAAGGTCAATGCTTGGTTCTTCCCCCTAATGGTCTTACTCATCGGTATTAGTAACATTTTCGTTATTTATATAGGAGGAAAGCAATATATAAACGGGGAAATAGCCTCTTCCGGGGTTATTGCAGAGTTCATTCTCTACGTAAACATGCTTACTTGGCCGGTAGCCATTATCGGTTGGTTGACCTCTATCGTACAAAGGGCGGAAGCCTCACAAAAAAGGATCAACGAATTTTTAAAAGAATCACCTGATATCAAGAATACCGTACTCGAAGAAACGCCCGTAAAGGGAAAAATCGAATTCAGAAATGTAAGCTTTACTTATGAAGACACTGAAATTACGGCCCTCAAGAATATTTCTTTCACCATAAACGAAGGGGAAACGGTAGCCATATTAGGAAAGACGGGGTCAGGAAAGTCGACTATTCTAGACCTTGTGGCCCGACTTTACGATGTGACCTCTGGTGAAATCTTAATAGACGACACCCCCATAGAGCAATTGAACATAAACAGTTTACGCCAAGCCATCGGTGCGGTACCCCAAGACGCCTTCTTATTTTCAGACTCCATAAAGAACAATATTAAATTCGGCAAGGAAGACGCTACCGACGAAGAGGTTATCAATGCGGCCAAAGCTGCGGTAGTACATGAAAACATCGTAGGTTTCACCAAGGGCTACGACACCGTATTGGGCGAAAGGGGCATCACCCTGAGCGGCGGACAGAAACAGAGGGTCTCTATTGCGCGTGCCCTCTTAAAAAAACCCGAAATATATCTTTTTGACGATTGTCTTTCAGCAGTTGACACAGAAACTGAAGAAGAAATTCTGAACAATCTGAAAAAAGCGTCAAAAAATCGTACCACCCTTATTGTCAGCCATCGTGTTTCTTCGGCGAAAAACGCCGATAAGGTCTTGGTTCTTTCCAATGGAGAACTTCTTCAAGAAGGCAACCATAGTGATTTAAACAGTGTTGACGGATATTATAAAGATCTGTACTTCACTCAACTTTCAGAGAAAGAAAACTAA
- the nusB gene encoding transcription antitermination factor NusB has product MLTRRHIRVKVMQCIYAITQSKDESLEKQEKFLRFSIDNMYTLYLLMMSLIIEIHQRGAEQLKISSKKYLATASDTFPDQKKFVNNRLLSQIVNNEPLKAELKKRKLENWYLNEEYVKIIYNNIVASSTYEDYMSAEGSNWAEDKEFVVTLFKDVIAPDEKIYDYFEDNNLTWVDDIPIVNTFILKMLRKVRPDHPTSYFLPRLLKDQEDLDFAKKLLRKTLLKDAELTKEIEGKTPNWDKDRIADMDAILLKMAICELLNFPSIPEKVTINEFLEIAKEYSTPKSSIFINGILDNLVKEYKKDGKLNKMGRGLI; this is encoded by the coding sequence ATGCTAACACGAAGACATATACGGGTAAAAGTGATGCAATGTATTTATGCCATTACCCAATCTAAAGATGAGTCTTTAGAGAAACAAGAAAAATTTCTGCGGTTTAGCATAGATAATATGTACACGCTCTATCTACTTATGATGAGCCTTATTATAGAAATTCACCAAAGAGGGGCCGAGCAATTGAAGATTTCGTCAAAGAAATATTTGGCCACGGCTTCCGATACCTTTCCCGATCAAAAGAAATTTGTAAATAACCGATTGCTTTCCCAAATCGTCAATAACGAACCGTTGAAGGCAGAGCTGAAAAAACGCAAGCTCGAAAATTGGTATTTGAACGAAGAGTACGTAAAAATCATTTACAACAATATTGTAGCGAGTTCAACCTATGAAGACTATATGTCGGCTGAAGGCAGTAATTGGGCCGAAGATAAAGAGTTCGTCGTTACCTTGTTCAAAGATGTCATAGCCCCTGATGAAAAGATTTACGACTATTTTGAGGATAACAATCTTACTTGGGTAGATGATATTCCTATTGTAAACACTTTTATCCTTAAAATGCTAAGAAAGGTCAGGCCCGACCATCCCACCTCGTATTTCTTGCCTCGCTTGCTGAAGGATCAAGAAGATTTGGATTTTGCCAAAAAACTCTTGCGGAAGACCTTGCTCAAAGATGCCGAGTTGACCAAAGAGATAGAGGGCAAGACGCCCAATTGGGACAAGGACCGTATTGCCGATATGGATGCCATACTTTTAAAAATGGCCATATGCGAACTTCTAAACTTTCCGTCCATACCTGAAAAAGTAACGATTAACGAATTTTTGGAAATCGCCAAGGAGTATTCTACCCCTAAGAGCAGTATTTTTATCAATGGAATTTTAGACAACCTTGTAAAAGAATACAAAAAGGATGGAAAGCTTAACAAAATGGGTAGGGGTCTCATTTAA
- a CDS encoding DUF1573 domain-containing protein, giving the protein MKKTIFALSIFSLLAFVSCKENASSKVKSDNVTEAAQRDEASKQVPVMEFEKAEHDFGTIEQGTPQETIFTFKNTGNAPLIITSATSSCGCTVPNPPKDPIAPGEQGELVVKFNGSGQNQVTKTITVNANTEKGTEQLRIKAFVNPKGAAPVGPTK; this is encoded by the coding sequence ATGAAAAAAACAATTTTTGCCTTAAGTATATTTTCACTTTTGGCGTTCGTTTCTTGTAAAGAAAATGCGTCGAGTAAAGTAAAATCAGATAATGTTACCGAGGCTGCACAGCGCGATGAAGCCAGTAAGCAGGTTCCGGTAATGGAGTTTGAGAAAGCTGAGCATGACTTTGGTACCATTGAACAAGGTACACCACAAGAAACCATTTTTACTTTTAAAAATACGGGTAATGCCCCGTTGATCATAACCAGTGCCACCAGTTCTTGTGGTTGTACGGTTCCAAATCCACCAAAAGATCCTATCGCACCGGGAGAACAAGGGGAATTGGTAGTGAAGTTCAACGGATCGGGCCAGAACCAGGTTACCAAAACGATTACTGTAAATGCCAATACCGAAAAAGGAACCGAGCAATTGCGAATCAAAGCTTTTGTTAACCCTAAAGGGGCGGCTCCGGTAGGACCAACCAAATAA
- the yajC gene encoding preprotein translocase subunit YajC, whose product MGDIGQFLPMILIFVVAYFFMIRPQMKRQKDEKKFAAELKRGDRVITKSGLHGKIMDLNDSDSSCILETMAGKLKFDRSAISMELSKKLNAPEKK is encoded by the coding sequence ATGGGTGATATAGGACAGTTTCTTCCGATGATATTGATTTTTGTGGTAGCGTATTTCTTTATGATACGCCCGCAAATGAAGCGTCAGAAAGATGAAAAGAAATTCGCGGCTGAATTAAAAAGAGGCGATAGGGTAATTACTAAAAGTGGTTTGCACGGTAAGATTATGGATTTGAACGATAGCGATTCTTCGTGTATTCTTGAAACCATGGCCGGTAAATTAAAATTTGATCGTTCTGCGATTTCAATGGAACTGAGCAAAAAACTGAACGCTCCCGAAAAGAAGTAA
- a CDS encoding Gfo/Idh/MocA family protein translates to MYHNRRNFIKKSSLALAGSGAAFLFPMELLATLRKKVGPNDQINVGLIGCKGMGFSDLTSMLKISETNVMALCDVDEAVLKARTEDLGKAGIKKPLWYRDYRKLLENKDIDVVIIGTPDHWHCLQLTDALMAGKDVYCEKPIANSIQESNIMLNYVSASDRMVQIGQWQRSQPHFVDAINFVHSGKLGNIRLAKAWAYQGWMKPVPVVADSAAPEGVNYKMWLGPAPERAFNANRFHFNFRWFWDYAGGLMTDWGVHLLDYALYGMKAGTPKSVMALGGKFAYPNDASETPDTLQTVFEYDGFSILWEHATGIDGGNYGRNHGIAFIGNNGTLVVDRNGWEVIPEEEFAGWGKKGTPKMEAVSYDKGNSSGLDLHTANFIDAVKSRDGSKLNAPIKVGYDAALVSHMGNVAFKTGNRIYWDEASGKFKEEEANKLITANYQNGWKLPML, encoded by the coding sequence ATGTACCATAATAGACGAAATTTTATAAAGAAAAGTTCCTTGGCCTTGGCAGGTTCGGGCGCGGCATTTTTATTTCCCATGGAGCTGTTGGCCACGCTCCGTAAAAAGGTGGGGCCGAACGATCAAATCAATGTAGGGCTTATTGGCTGCAAGGGTATGGGGTTTAGCGATTTGACGTCTATGTTGAAAATAAGCGAGACCAATGTGATGGCACTCTGCGACGTAGATGAAGCTGTTCTTAAGGCTAGGACGGAAGACCTCGGAAAGGCAGGGATTAAAAAGCCGTTGTGGTATCGCGATTATCGTAAGCTACTTGAGAATAAAGACATTGACGTGGTCATTATAGGTACGCCGGACCATTGGCATTGCCTGCAGTTGACCGATGCCTTGATGGCGGGAAAAGATGTCTATTGTGAAAAGCCTATAGCCAATTCCATTCAAGAGTCGAATATAATGCTAAACTACGTTAGCGCTAGTGACCGAATGGTGCAGATCGGACAATGGCAGCGTAGTCAGCCCCATTTTGTCGATGCCATTAATTTTGTGCATTCGGGCAAATTGGGCAATATACGTTTGGCAAAAGCTTGGGCCTACCAGGGTTGGATGAAACCTGTGCCCGTCGTAGCCGATTCTGCCGCGCCGGAAGGCGTAAACTATAAAATGTGGTTGGGACCGGCACCGGAGCGCGCCTTCAACGCAAACCGCTTTCATTTCAATTTTCGATGGTTTTGGGATTATGCGGGCGGCCTAATGACCGATTGGGGCGTGCACCTGTTGGATTATGCTTTATATGGAATGAAGGCGGGTACGCCTAAGTCGGTAATGGCCCTAGGAGGAAAATTCGCCTATCCGAACGATGCTTCCGAAACCCCGGATACCTTACAGACCGTTTTTGAATACGATGGCTTTTCAATTCTTTGGGAACATGCTACGGGTATTGATGGGGGGAATTATGGACGTAACCACGGTATAGCCTTTATTGGTAATAACGGCACTTTGGTCGTTGATCGGAACGGTTGGGAAGTGATACCTGAGGAAGAATTTGCCGGATGGGGCAAGAAAGGTACCCCTAAAATGGAAGCTGTCTCCTATGACAAGGGCAATTCCAGTGGATTGGATTTGCATACGGCAAATTTTATAGATGCAGTAAAGAGTCGCGATGGTTCTAAATTGAATGCCCCTATTAAAGTTGGCTATGATGCCGCTTTGGTATCGCATATGGGCAACGTAGCCTTTAAGACGGGCAACCGGATCTATTGGGACGAGGCTTCCGGAAAGTTTAAGGAAGAGGAGGCCAATAAGTTGATTACGGCCAACTATCAAAATGGCTGGAAACTACCTATGCTCTAA
- a CDS encoding DUF1801 domain-containing protein, which produces MEFSDLYLGQKNVLAICKFKHHFGIWFFNGVFLNDPENLLETAQKGKPLAMFH; this is translated from the coding sequence ATGGAATTTTCCGACTTATACCTTGGACAAAAAAATGTGTTGGCCATTTGCAAGTTCAAACACCACTTCGGCATCTGGTTCTTTAACGGGGTCTTTTTAAACGACCCCGAAAACCTTCTTGAAACTGCACAAAAAGGAAAGCCCCTAGCCATGTTCCATTAA
- the pepT gene encoding peptidase T, translated as MQHIIDRFLKYVKIDTQSDPKSKTTPSTEKQWHLADLLVEELLEIGMEEVSIDNNAYITATLPSNLNIEVPTIGFISHFDTSPDFTATNVNPQIIEDYDGKDIVLNAHENIVLSPDYFEDLLQYKGQTLITTDGTTLLGADDKAGITEIVTAMEYLINHPEIKHGKIRVGFTPDEEIGRGAHHFDVEKFDADWAYTMDGSQIGELEFENFNAASAKVIIKGKSVHPGYAKNKMVNAISIASEFLEILPPEETPQNTEGREGFFHVHHIQGSIEHAEFELIVRDHDKDHFEKRKQLLRNITDKLNSIHGNCITLELKDQYFNMREKVEPVYHIVEIAKEAMEAMRVTPIIKPIRGGTDGSQLSYMGLPCPNIFAGGHNFHGKYEYIPVESMIKATEVIIKICELVAKKAV; from the coding sequence ATGCAGCATATCATCGATCGCTTTTTGAAGTATGTAAAAATCGATACTCAAAGCGACCCCAAATCAAAGACCACGCCCAGCACCGAAAAACAATGGCATTTAGCAGACTTACTCGTCGAAGAATTACTGGAAATTGGCATGGAGGAAGTTTCCATCGACAACAACGCCTACATTACGGCCACCTTACCGAGTAATCTCAACATTGAAGTACCTACCATAGGCTTTATATCGCATTTTGACACTTCTCCCGATTTTACGGCTACAAATGTCAATCCGCAAATTATCGAGGATTACGACGGCAAGGACATTGTACTGAACGCCCACGAAAACATTGTACTCTCTCCCGATTATTTCGAGGATTTACTGCAGTACAAGGGCCAAACCCTCATCACTACGGACGGAACCACCCTTTTGGGCGCCGATGACAAGGCCGGAATCACCGAAATTGTCACGGCCATGGAATACCTTATCAACCATCCGGAAATAAAACATGGAAAAATCAGGGTCGGTTTTACCCCCGATGAAGAAATCGGTCGTGGGGCACATCATTTTGACGTTGAAAAATTTGATGCCGATTGGGCCTATACCATGGACGGAAGCCAGATTGGCGAACTAGAATTTGAAAATTTCAATGCGGCCAGTGCCAAGGTGATAATAAAAGGAAAGAGCGTACATCCGGGATACGCCAAAAACAAAATGGTAAACGCCATAAGCATCGCCAGCGAATTTCTCGAGATCTTACCCCCGGAAGAAACCCCTCAAAACACCGAGGGACGCGAAGGCTTCTTTCACGTACACCACATTCAAGGCTCAATAGAACATGCCGAATTTGAGCTTATCGTACGTGACCATGACAAAGACCATTTTGAAAAGAGAAAACAACTACTTCGCAATATCACCGATAAATTAAATTCAATTCACGGCAATTGCATTACCCTCGAATTAAAAGATCAGTATTTTAATATGAGGGAAAAAGTAGAACCGGTATACCACATCGTAGAAATAGCCAAGGAGGCCATGGAAGCCATGCGCGTAACGCCCATCATCAAACCCATACGTGGTGGCACCGATGGCTCACAGCTCAGCTATATGGGGCTCCCATGCCCCAATATTTTTGCCGGCGGGCACAACTTTCACGGAAAATACGAATATATTCCCGTAGAGAGCATGATAAAGGCCACCGAGGTCATCATCAAAATCTGTGAACTGGTAGCCAAAAAAGCCGTATAA